One window of the Branchiostoma lanceolatum isolate klBraLanc5 chromosome 3, klBraLanc5.hap2, whole genome shotgun sequence genome contains the following:
- the LOC136429562 gene encoding cytochrome P450 2U1-like codes for MAGRVPVLGHLLALSRAPHFKLTAWRRQYGDVFTVRMGMEDVVVLNGYTAVKDALVDRAELFASMPPIYLLDAITDSGKDIGVARWGTGFKQRKGFATTALRNLGMKVGRGSIEEKVREEADCLRNRVVEINGKPFDITYDVTLAVANVICSMAFGKRYDYEDETFRELREAVVTVLAGVGAGQIINVFPLLRFVPIVNRAGNNVLEACYKVRNVISEEISRHREHLDCENPRDFLDFCLLELEQQERVDGLTEENVLYVTGDLFVAGTDTVTNTLMWSLLYMTLNPDIQDKAQQELDAVVGEGLPTLSHRAQLPYVNACLLEVMRIRTVLPQDVTVQGYDIPQGTQMLMNLYSLHMDPAYWPDPDRFDPERFLDAEGNVVNKPESFMPFSGGRRVCLGEQLARMELFLFFSTLLKSFTIKTSEGAPPPNADGVFGLSLTPHPFQLCAMPR; via the exons ATGGCTG GACGTGTGCCCGTTCTCGGGCACCTCCTCGCCTTGAGCCGAGCGCCTCACTTCAAGCTGACGGCGTGGAGGCGGCAGTACGGGGACGTCTTCACCGTCAGGATGGGGATGGAAGATGTGGTGGTTCTTAACGGCTACACTGCCGTCAAGGACGCGCTCGTGGATAGGGCCGAGCTGTTCGCTTCCATGCCGCCAATCTACCTGCTTGATGCGATAACTGATTCGGGAAAAG ACATAGGTGTTGCACGCTGGGGGACCGGGTTCAAACAGAGGAAGGGGTTTGCCACCACCGCCCTGAGGAACCTGGGCATGAAGGTCGGACGTGGCAGCATCGAGGAGAAGGTCAGAGAGGAAGCGGACTGTCTCCGGAACAGG GTTGTAGAAATCAACGGAAAGCCCTTTGACATCACTTATGACGTCACCTTGGCAGTTGCAAACGTCATCTGCTCCATGGCGTTCGGGAAGCGGTACGACTACGAGGATGAAACGTTCCGAGAGCTGAGAGAGGCGGTTGTCACGGTGCTGGCTGGGGTTGGAGCAGGGCAGATCATCAACGTTTTCCCATTGCTACGGTTTGTTCCTATCG TGAATAGAGCCGGCAACAATGTACTGGAGGCGTGCTACAAGGTCCGCAATGTGATTAGCGAGGAGATATCTCGCCATCGGGAACACCTAGATTGCGAGAACCCGCGAGACTTCCTCGACTTCTGCCTGCTGGAGCTTGAACAGCAGGAAAGGGTGGACGGTCTGACAgaggagaatgttctgtacgtGACCGGGGATCTTTTCGTCGCCGGAACGGACACAGTCACCAACACACTGATGTGGAGTCTTCTCTACATGACTTTGAACCCCGACATCCAAGATAAG GCACAGCAGGAGCTTGATGCCGTTGTTGGTGAGGGTCTGCCCACCCTGTCCCACCGTGCCCAGCTGCCCTACGTGAATGCCTGTCTGCTGGAGGTCATGAGGATCCGCACTGTACTCCCACAGGATGTAACAGTACAGGGATATGACATTCCGCAGGGAACCCAG ATGCTGATGAACCTGTACTCCCTCCATATGGACCCCGCCTACTGGCCTGATCCGGACCGGTTTGACCCCGAAAGGTTTCTGGACGCGGAAGGGAACGTCGTCAACAAGCCTGAGTCCTTCATGCCATTTTCAGGAG GCCGACGCGTGTGTCTCGGTGAGCAGCTGGCCAGGATGGaacttttcctgttcttctcgaCCCTGCTCAAGTCGTTCACCATCAAGACGTCGGAGGGCGCTCCTCCTCCAAACGCTGACGGCGTCTTTGGTCTGTCGTTGACGCCGCATCCGTTCCAGCTCTGTGCGATGCCGCGTTAG